In Pseudophryne corroboree isolate aPseCor3 chromosome 3, aPseCor3.hap2, whole genome shotgun sequence, a genomic segment contains:
- the LOC135055123 gene encoding protransforming growth factor alpha-like isoform X2, producing MFGVLMFVIAGMSASLAQNSSTGTRNSSLFAKASPQILFAQCPDSYTDFCYHGTCRFLVSEWEASCICSKGYIGSRCQYVDLLQVMAGEPRSFITVVLTGAFFLVVTFIGSTCLVIYFCRIKRERSRLNLLNNIDANG from the exons ATGTTTGGAGTGCTAATGTTTGTTATTGCAG GTATGTCAGCCAGTTTGGCTCAAAACTCCAGTACTGGAACAAGGAACT CTTCCCTTTTTGCAAAGGCATCACCACAAATATTATTTGCCCAATGCCCAGACTCCTACACAGACTTCTGTTACCATGGCACATGCAGATTCCTGGTGTCAGAATGGGAGGCTTCATGCAT ATGTTCCAAAGGTTATATTGGCAGTCGATGCCAGTATGTGGACTTATTGCAGGTTATGGCTGGTGAACCTCGATCCTTTATAACTGTGGTGCTGACGGGCGCCTTTTTCCTTGTAGTGACTTTTATAGGTAGCACATGCCTCGTTATATA TTTTTGCAGGATAAAGAGAGAACGGAGCAGGCTAAATCTTCTGAACAATATTGATGCCAATG GTTAA
- the LOC135055123 gene encoding protransforming growth factor alpha-like isoform X1, with protein sequence MFGVLMFVIAGMSASLAQNSSTGTRNSSLFAKASPQILFAQCPDSYTDFCYHGTCRFLVSEWEASCICSKGYIGSRCQYVDLLQVMAGEPRSFITVVLTGAFFLVVTFIGSTCLVIYFCRIKRERSRLNLLNNIDANDV encoded by the exons ATGTTTGGAGTGCTAATGTTTGTTATTGCAG GTATGTCAGCCAGTTTGGCTCAAAACTCCAGTACTGGAACAAGGAACT CTTCCCTTTTTGCAAAGGCATCACCACAAATATTATTTGCCCAATGCCCAGACTCCTACACAGACTTCTGTTACCATGGCACATGCAGATTCCTGGTGTCAGAATGGGAGGCTTCATGCAT ATGTTCCAAAGGTTATATTGGCAGTCGATGCCAGTATGTGGACTTATTGCAGGTTATGGCTGGTGAACCTCGATCCTTTATAACTGTGGTGCTGACGGGCGCCTTTTTCCTTGTAGTGACTTTTATAGGTAGCACATGCCTCGTTATATA TTTTTGCAGGATAAAGAGAGAACGGAGCAGGCTAAATCTTCTGAACAATATTGATGCCAATG ATGTTTAG
- the LOC135055123 gene encoding protransforming growth factor alpha-like isoform X3, with protein sequence MFGVLMFVIAASLFAKASPQILFAQCPDSYTDFCYHGTCRFLVSEWEASCICSKGYIGSRCQYVDLLQVMAGEPRSFITVVLTGAFFLVVTFIGSTCLVIYFCRIKRERSRLNLLNNIDANDV encoded by the exons ATGTTTGGAGTGCTAATGTTTGTTATTGCAG CTTCCCTTTTTGCAAAGGCATCACCACAAATATTATTTGCCCAATGCCCAGACTCCTACACAGACTTCTGTTACCATGGCACATGCAGATTCCTGGTGTCAGAATGGGAGGCTTCATGCAT ATGTTCCAAAGGTTATATTGGCAGTCGATGCCAGTATGTGGACTTATTGCAGGTTATGGCTGGTGAACCTCGATCCTTTATAACTGTGGTGCTGACGGGCGCCTTTTTCCTTGTAGTGACTTTTATAGGTAGCACATGCCTCGTTATATA TTTTTGCAGGATAAAGAGAGAACGGAGCAGGCTAAATCTTCTGAACAATATTGATGCCAATG ATGTTTAG